One Staphylococcus ratti DNA segment encodes these proteins:
- a CDS encoding Asp23/Gls24 family envelope stress response protein — protein sequence MSLEITNDYGSIEISNEVIASVVGGKAVECYGIVGMASRQQVRDGLAEILGHENYAKGIVVKEDNGILDIDMYIIVSYGVKISEVAQNVQATVKYTLEHTLKLKVNSVNIFVQGVRFNNDGNDK from the coding sequence ATGTCATTAGAAATTACAAATGATTACGGCAGCATAGAAATTTCAAACGAGGTTATCGCTTCAGTCGTAGGTGGTAAAGCGGTGGAGTGTTATGGCATCGTTGGAATGGCTTCACGTCAACAAGTTCGTGATGGATTAGCAGAAATTTTAGGCCATGAAAACTACGCTAAAGGCATTGTTGTGAAAGAGGACAATGGTATTTTAGACATAGATATGTATATTATCGTGAGCTATGGTGTGAAAATTTCTGAAGTTGCGCAAAATGTACAAGCTACAGTGAAATATACACTTGAACATACACTTAAATTAAAAGTGAATTCTGTAAATATTTTTGTACAGGGTGTGCGTTTTAATAACGACGGTAACGACAAATAG
- the rpmB gene encoding 50S ribosomal protein L28, whose translation MGKQCFVTGRKASTGNHRSHALNSTKRRWNANLQKVRILVDGKPKKVWVSARALKSGKVTRV comes from the coding sequence ATGGGTAAACAATGTTTCGTAACAGGCCGTAAAGCGTCAACGGGTAACCACCGTTCGCATGCATTAAACTCAACTAAACGTCGTTGGAATGCTAACTTACAAAAAGTTAGAATTTTAGTTGATGGTAAACCTAAAAAAGTTTGGGTTTCAGCACGTGCTTTAAAATCTGGTAAAGTTACTCGCGTGTAA
- a CDS encoding thiamine diphosphokinase, whose translation MKKRVHLLCSNRDIPNRLLEKKKNEDWVGVDRGTLNLLQAKIQPVFAVGDFDSVSNQERRWIEARMDIEKMPKEKDVTDLAYAIQKAIQMGYKKIKIYGATGGRLDHFMGAMQILKHRDFQNKKIQLIDKNNIIELLTVGAYTKRNKTQYDYISFIPATDEVTLSLEGFKYELSEKRLEQGSTLTISNEFVDKYAQINIHEGMIYQIRSRDD comes from the coding sequence ATGAAAAAGCGCGTTCATTTATTATGTAGTAATAGGGATATACCGAATCGCTTATTAGAAAAAAAGAAAAATGAAGATTGGGTTGGTGTAGACCGTGGCACTTTAAATCTATTACAAGCAAAGATTCAACCTGTTTTTGCGGTAGGAGATTTTGATTCTGTTTCCAATCAAGAAAGACGTTGGATAGAGGCGCGAATGGATATTGAAAAAATGCCTAAAGAAAAAGATGTTACAGATCTTGCTTATGCGATTCAAAAAGCCATTCAAATGGGATATAAAAAAATTAAAATTTACGGTGCAACGGGTGGACGTTTAGATCACTTTATGGGCGCAATGCAGATTTTAAAGCATCGTGATTTTCAAAATAAAAAGATACAACTTATTGATAAAAATAATATAATAGAATTGTTAACGGTGGGAGCATATACGAAAAGAAATAAAACGCAATATGACTATATTTCATTTATTCCTGCCACAGACGAAGTGACTTTATCTTTAGAAGGATTTAAATACGAATTAAGCGAAAAGCGTTTAGAGCAAGGTTCAACTTTGACAATATCAAATGAATTTGTCGATAAATATGCTCAAATCAATATTCATGAAGGTATGATTTATCAAATACGTAGTAGAGACGACTAA
- the rpe gene encoding ribulose-phosphate 3-epimerase has translation MTKIFPSLLSADFMNLEKEVQHLTEAGVDGLHFDVMDGQFVPNISIGFPILEALRKKTTLPIDVHLMIDNPENYIDAFCEKGADKVSVHIEATPHIHRAIQKIKAHGKEVGVVINPGTAVSQLESLLQDIDFVLVMSVNPGFGGQAFIPQSVDKIKALNEYRHQHGLNFKIEVDGGVNDQTAPSVIKAGADWLVAGSYFFKFDSYHEALQHLKSEG, from the coding sequence ATGACAAAAATTTTTCCTTCTTTATTATCAGCAGATTTTATGAACCTCGAAAAGGAAGTTCAACACCTTACTGAAGCAGGAGTAGATGGCTTGCATTTTGATGTCATGGATGGCCAATTTGTCCCTAATATTTCCATCGGCTTTCCGATTCTAGAAGCGTTACGCAAAAAAACGACGTTGCCCATTGATGTGCATTTGATGATTGATAATCCTGAAAATTACATTGATGCATTTTGTGAAAAAGGTGCAGATAAAGTTTCTGTGCATATCGAAGCGACGCCGCACATTCATCGTGCGATTCAAAAAATTAAAGCGCACGGTAAAGAAGTAGGTGTTGTCATCAACCCTGGAACTGCGGTATCACAACTTGAAAGTCTTTTACAGGATATCGATTTTGTACTTGTTATGTCTGTCAATCCAGGGTTTGGGGGTCAAGCTTTCATTCCTCAATCAGTCGACAAAATTAAAGCGTTAAATGAATATCGACACCAACACGGTTTAAATTTTAAAATTGAAGTAGACGGTGGCGTAAATGATCAAACTGCACCATCAGTCATCAAAGCAGGTGCAGATTGGCTTGTGGCAGGTTCTTATTTTTTTAAATTTGATTCATATCACGAAGCACTACAACACTTAAAAAGTGAGGGATAA
- the rsgA gene encoding ribosome small subunit-dependent GTPase A — MKTGRVIRSLSGVYRVDVDGTLYDAKPRGLFRKKQVSPIVGDIVDIDDETHASGYIQHIHQRKNELKRPPVSNIDLLVIVMSAVSPSFSTQLLDRFLVIGHSYGLKPRIVITKKDLASETEIATIEKSLAIYEEIGYETQFVGIEDSAASIFDVWEPGLAVLSGQSGVGKSSLLNKYQPNFNIETNEISSALNRGKHTTRHVELYPRHEGFIADTPGFSALDFDHIDKEALRDNFIEISHYGASCKFRDCYHLNEPKCQVKAMVEEGKIPEFRYQHYVQLLNEISNRKVKY; from the coding sequence TTGAAAACAGGTCGTGTTATTAGATCGCTCAGTGGCGTTTATCGCGTAGATGTAGATGGAACGCTATACGATGCAAAGCCAAGAGGATTATTTAGAAAAAAACAAGTCTCACCTATTGTCGGTGACATAGTGGATATTGATGATGAAACACATGCTTCAGGATATATTCAGCATATTCATCAACGCAAAAATGAGTTGAAGCGTCCGCCGGTCAGTAATATTGATTTGTTAGTCATTGTTATGAGCGCAGTTTCGCCTAGCTTTTCCACGCAATTACTTGATCGCTTTCTTGTAATTGGTCATTCTTACGGATTAAAGCCGCGCATCGTCATTACAAAAAAAGATTTGGCTTCTGAAACAGAAATTGCAACCATTGAAAAAAGCCTAGCGATTTATGAAGAAATAGGTTACGAAACGCAATTTGTTGGTATAGAAGATAGTGCAGCCTCTATATTTGACGTATGGGAACCAGGTTTGGCTGTTTTAAGTGGTCAATCCGGTGTCGGGAAATCGAGTTTGTTGAATAAATATCAACCTAACTTTAATATCGAAACGAATGAAATATCATCTGCACTCAACCGTGGTAAGCATACAACACGACACGTAGAATTGTACCCGCGCCATGAAGGATTTATTGCTGATACGCCTGGCTTTAGTGCGCTAGATTTTGACCATATTGATAAAGAAGCGTTGCGAGATAATTTTATTGAAATCAGTCATTATGGTGCGTCGTGTAAATTTCGTGATTGCTATCATCTCAACGAGCCGAAATGTCAGGTGAAAGCCATGGTTGAAGAAGGCAAAATTCCAGAATTCAGATATCAACATTATGTTCAATTACTCAATGAAATTTCAAATCGAAAGGTGAAGTACTAA
- a CDS encoding cytochrome P450 — translation MAKKLPKDPGLDNTFKVLKEAYTYVPCRLEKFNTKAFQTSGMGMKPIAVISGKKAAELFYDNDVMQREKTLPKRVVNTLFGKGAIHTTKGKVHVDRKALFMSLMTEENLTYLRELARNYWFIHTEAMQNKKEVNIYKESIYVLTKIGFRWAGIQQTTEEAERNARDMDIMIDSFKGLGQTIGGGYRKAKKARARVEQFLEDQIVAVRKGHIKVDPGTALYEFAHWKDYKGNPMEARLCAIDLMNVVRPLAAVNRFVSYAVKAMIEFDQERKKLQISDDPNYAYKFAQEVRRIFPFVPFLPGKFKKTVEFDGYEIKKGTFTLLDVFGTTHDPELFENPYQFNPDRFGKWDGSPFDLIPQGGGDFYTNHRCAGEWMTIIVMEETIKYFANKIDFDAPEQDLSVKLDQFPGKVTSGTIIKNVRPRRVH, via the coding sequence GTGGCTAAAAAATTACCAAAAGATCCAGGATTGGATAATACATTTAAAGTTTTAAAAGAGGCATATACATACGTACCATGCCGCTTAGAAAAATTTAATACAAAAGCATTCCAAACGTCTGGAATGGGAATGAAACCTATTGCAGTCATTAGCGGTAAAAAAGCTGCTGAGCTATTTTATGATAATGATGTGATGCAGCGTGAAAAGACATTGCCAAAACGTGTCGTAAACACATTATTTGGTAAAGGGGCAATCCATACGACAAAAGGGAAAGTACATGTTGATCGTAAAGCGTTATTTATGTCATTAATGACTGAAGAAAATTTAACGTATTTGCGTGAACTGGCACGCAATTATTGGTTTATTCACACGGAAGCCATGCAAAATAAAAAAGAAGTAAATATTTATAAAGAGTCAATCTATGTGTTAACTAAAATCGGTTTTAGATGGGCAGGTATTCAACAAACAACTGAAGAAGCAGAACGTAATGCGCGTGATATGGATATTATGATTGATTCTTTTAAAGGGCTCGGCCAAACGATCGGTGGCGGGTACCGTAAAGCGAAAAAAGCACGTGCGAGAGTAGAACAATTTTTAGAAGATCAAATCGTAGCTGTTCGTAAAGGTCACATTAAAGTAGACCCTGGAACAGCACTGTATGAATTTGCGCATTGGAAAGATTATAAAGGCAATCCAATGGAAGCGCGTTTATGTGCGATTGATTTAATGAATGTTGTACGTCCTTTAGCGGCAGTCAACCGTTTTGTAAGTTACGCAGTTAAGGCGATGATTGAATTTGATCAAGAACGCAAGAAACTTCAAATTTCGGATGACCCGAACTATGCGTATAAATTTGCACAAGAAGTCCGTCGTATTTTCCCATTTGTACCATTTCTACCAGGTAAATTTAAGAAAACCGTAGAATTTGATGGATATGAAATCAAAAAAGGTACATTTACTTTATTAGATGTCTTTGGAACAACACACGATCCGGAATTGTTTGAAAATCCATATCAATTTAACCCAGATCGTTTTGGAAAATGGGATGGCAGCCCATTCGATTTAATTCCTCAAGGTGGCGGAGATTTTTATACAAATCATCGTTGCGCGGGAGAATGGATGACGATTATTGTAATGGAAGAAACGATTAAATACTTTGCGAATAAAATTGACTTTGATGCGCCAGAGCAAGATTTATCTGTAAAATTAGATCAATTCCCAGGTAAAGTAACGAGCGGTACGATAATTAAAAATGTGCGACCACGTCGTGTCCATTAA
- the pknB gene encoding Stk1 family PASTA domain-containing Ser/Thr kinase, giving the protein MIGRIIDERYELKHILGGGGMSNVYVAWDRILNRQVAVKMIHVPPNEKHETVARFEREVQNTTLLSHENIVSVLDVGEEDDCFFLVMEYIEGPTLSDYIKSHGRLAPEKAVKFAEQIFKGIQHAHEKGIVHRDIKPQNIIIDRNQTLKIVDFGIAKALSETAMTQTNHVVGTVQYLSPEQAKGQKTGEQSDIYSLGIVLYEMLIGQPPFNGETPVSIAIKQIQDAVPNVSEKRHDVPQPLSNVILKATEKEQSHRYSSVAEMRHDLSSTLSETRKNETPYQTDSSATKTIMLDKNTIKNEPTSTTSVKQTTQIPVVAQASAESNMTEYAPKKRSKWKKIIFACIFILLFFSLFIFVAAAMMGNKYSQVPNLLGKTEKQAEKILKDNKLEVGHITQDYSDKYAKNQIMKLEPGEGEKVEQKTKINIVVSKGQHIEEMPNLVGQTKEEAEKTLEALGFENVQFTTAYTQHDIAKGNIEGQSIAPGEKVAVTKTRVDITESLGKRQVYVDDYTDEKFDTVKKDLEDKGLTVNVKSERADHKFKEGHIISHSPRKTEVDEGSTVDFIVSKGDDSDDKDEEATHEDKTYDESFTVPYTGKDGKAQKVEIFKKDKNDDGKSPVASFTMTRSTSQNLSFVVEEDGEASYTVKVDGKTVKDKTIQYDDI; this is encoded by the coding sequence ATGATTGGCCGCATCATTGATGAACGCTATGAATTAAAACATATTTTAGGTGGCGGCGGCATGAGTAATGTTTATGTGGCTTGGGACCGCATTTTAAATCGCCAAGTTGCAGTCAAAATGATTCATGTTCCTCCTAATGAGAAACATGAAACGGTTGCACGATTTGAAAGAGAAGTACAAAATACGACATTGCTATCCCATGAAAACATTGTTAGCGTGCTAGACGTTGGGGAAGAAGACGATTGTTTCTTTTTAGTGATGGAATACATTGAAGGACCGACACTTTCTGACTATATCAAATCCCATGGCCGATTAGCGCCAGAAAAAGCGGTTAAGTTTGCAGAACAAATATTTAAAGGGATACAACATGCGCATGAAAAAGGTATCGTGCATCGTGATATCAAACCACAAAATATTATTATCGACCGTAATCAAACTTTGAAAATAGTGGACTTTGGTATTGCAAAAGCATTAAGTGAAACAGCAATGACACAGACGAACCATGTTGTAGGCACAGTTCAATATTTATCTCCAGAACAAGCCAAAGGCCAAAAAACTGGAGAGCAATCTGATATCTACTCATTAGGGATTGTACTGTATGAAATGTTAATAGGACAGCCGCCATTTAATGGTGAGACGCCTGTCAGCATTGCGATTAAACAAATTCAAGATGCTGTACCGAATGTATCTGAAAAGCGACACGATGTGCCACAACCTCTAAGCAATGTAATTTTAAAAGCGACAGAAAAGGAACAATCGCATCGTTATAGTTCTGTAGCTGAGATGCGACACGATTTGTCTTCTACACTTTCAGAGACGAGAAAAAATGAAACCCCATATCAAACAGATTCAAGTGCGACAAAGACGATTATGTTGGATAAAAATACAATTAAAAATGAGCCGACATCCACAACATCAGTGAAACAAACAACGCAAATTCCTGTAGTCGCTCAAGCAAGTGCGGAATCTAATATGACTGAATATGCGCCTAAGAAACGATCCAAATGGAAGAAAATTATTTTTGCATGCATTTTTATACTGCTATTTTTCAGTCTGTTTATTTTTGTTGCCGCTGCAATGATGGGAAACAAATATAGCCAAGTACCTAATTTGCTCGGAAAAACAGAAAAGCAAGCTGAAAAAATCTTAAAAGATAACAAGTTAGAAGTTGGACACATTACACAAGATTATAGCGATAAGTATGCTAAAAATCAGATTATGAAACTTGAACCTGGTGAAGGCGAAAAAGTGGAACAAAAAACTAAAATTAACATTGTAGTTTCTAAAGGACAACATATTGAAGAAATGCCTAATCTTGTTGGTCAAACGAAAGAAGAAGCGGAAAAAACGCTAGAAGCGTTAGGATTTGAAAATGTACAATTCACTACTGCTTATACCCAACACGACATTGCCAAAGGGAATATTGAAGGACAAAGTATTGCTCCAGGGGAAAAAGTTGCGGTTACTAAAACAAGGGTAGATATCACAGAGTCGCTAGGTAAACGTCAAGTCTATGTAGACGATTATACGGACGAAAAGTTTGATACAGTTAAAAAGGACTTAGAAGATAAAGGCTTAACTGTCAACGTGAAATCAGAACGTGCAGATCATAAATTCAAAGAAGGTCATATCATTAGCCATTCTCCACGTAAGACTGAAGTAGATGAAGGAAGTACTGTCGACTTTATTGTTTCTAAAGGGGACGATTCTGACGACAAAGATGAAGAAGCCACTCATGAAGATAAAACCTACGATGAAAGCTTTACAGTACCTTATACTGGAAAAGATGGTAAGGCTCAAAAAGTAGAAATCTTTAAAAAGGATAAAAACGACGACGGTAAATCGCCAGTGGCGTCGTTTACAATGACGCGTTCAACATCTCAAAACTTAAGTTTTGTGGTCGAAGAAGATGGTGAGGCAAGTTATACCGTAAAAGTTGATGGCAAGACAGTAAAAGATAAAACAATTCAATATGATGATATTTAA
- a CDS encoding Stp1/IreP family PP2C-type Ser/Thr phosphatase, translating into MLNAEIFSDAGYYREQNEDAGGIFFNQTDQQLLVICDGMGGHQAGEVASQFVVDELQKRFEAENYIEQEHAEMWLKQTLQNVNHDLFQLAESQTSYHGMGTTCVCALIYDHHIVVANIGDSRAYLVNSRQFDQVTIDHTFVNQLVMLGQITEEEALRHPRRNIITKVMGTDRRVTSDVFTKRIQFYQYLLLNSDGLTDYVPLKAIHDVLQSNDTLTEAGDALMALATEYEAKDNTSIILAEIAGDPV; encoded by the coding sequence ATGTTAAACGCAGAAATATTCTCAGATGCTGGATATTATCGAGAACAAAATGAAGACGCAGGGGGCATTTTCTTTAATCAAACAGATCAACAATTATTGGTGATTTGTGATGGTATGGGAGGGCACCAAGCAGGTGAAGTCGCATCACAATTTGTTGTCGATGAACTTCAAAAACGTTTTGAAGCAGAAAATTATATCGAGCAAGAACATGCAGAAATGTGGTTAAAACAAACGCTCCAAAATGTAAATCACGACTTATTTCAGTTAGCAGAAAGTCAAACGTCTTATCACGGAATGGGAACAACATGTGTGTGTGCATTAATCTATGACCACCATATTGTAGTTGCCAATATTGGTGATTCAAGGGCGTATTTAGTGAATAGCCGTCAATTTGATCAAGTTACAATCGATCACACTTTTGTGAATCAGCTTGTCATGTTAGGCCAAATTACAGAAGAAGAAGCTCTCCGTCATCCACGACGTAATATCATTACGAAAGTGATGGGAACAGATCGTCGTGTGACATCGGATGTTTTTACGAAGCGTATTCAATTTTACCAGTACTTGCTACTTAATTCTGATGGTTTAACAGATTACGTCCCTTTAAAAGCGATTCATGACGTACTGCAATCAAATGATACGCTTACTGAAGCGGGTGATGCGCTTATGGCCCTTGCAACAGAATACGAAGCTAAAGATAATACTTCTATTATTTTGGCGGAAATTGCAGGTGATCCAGTATGA
- the rlmN gene encoding 23S rRNA (adenine(2503)-C(2))-methyltransferase RlmN — MITADKKKKNKFLPNFDKQSIYSLRYDEMKQWLAEHGQQSFRAKQIFEWLYTKRVDSFEEMTNLSKALRQLLADHFVITTLETVVKQESRDGTIKFLFQLQDGYTIETVLMRHDYGNSVCVTTQVGCRIGCTFCASTLGGLKRNLEAGEIVSQVLTVQKALDETEERVSSIVIMGIGEPFENYDEMMDFLKIVNHDEGLNIGARHITVSTSGIIPRIYDFADETLQINFAVSLHAANNDIRSKLMPINRAYDVNKLMEALQYYQEKTNRRITFEYGLFGGVNDQLEHARELAALIKTLNCHVNLIPVNHVPERNYVKTPKNDIFKFEKELKRLGINATIRREQGSDIDAACGQLRAKEREAETR; from the coding sequence ATGATCACTGCAGATAAGAAAAAGAAAAATAAGTTTTTACCTAATTTTGACAAGCAATCGATTTATTCTTTGCGCTATGATGAAATGAAACAGTGGTTAGCTGAACATGGTCAACAAAGTTTTCGTGCGAAGCAAATTTTTGAATGGCTTTATACGAAACGCGTCGATTCATTTGAAGAGATGACAAACTTATCCAAAGCGTTGCGTCAACTTTTAGCGGATCATTTTGTGATTACAACGTTGGAAACGGTTGTTAAGCAAGAAAGTCGTGATGGCACGATTAAATTTTTATTCCAATTACAAGATGGCTATACGATTGAAACGGTTTTAATGCGTCATGATTATGGTAATTCGGTATGTGTGACGACACAAGTAGGTTGCCGTATTGGATGTACGTTTTGTGCATCAACTTTAGGAGGTTTAAAACGTAATTTAGAGGCTGGGGAGATCGTATCTCAAGTATTAACCGTACAAAAAGCGCTTGATGAAACAGAAGAGCGCGTATCTTCTATTGTAATTATGGGTATTGGGGAACCATTTGAAAACTATGATGAGATGATGGATTTTCTTAAAATTGTAAATCATGATGAAGGTTTAAATATTGGTGCACGTCATATAACAGTATCAACATCAGGGATTATTCCAAGAATTTATGATTTTGCAGACGAAACGTTACAGATTAATTTTGCGGTGAGTTTGCATGCTGCGAATAATGACATTCGTTCAAAACTGATGCCGATTAACAGAGCATATGATGTGAATAAACTGATGGAAGCCTTACAATATTATCAAGAAAAAACAAATCGACGTATTACGTTTGAATATGGTTTGTTTGGTGGTGTCAATGACCAATTAGAGCACGCTCGAGAATTAGCGGCTTTAATTAAAACATTGAACTGTCATGTCAACTTAATCCCAGTTAACCATGTACCAGAACGTAATTATGTTAAAACGCCGAAAAATGATATTTTCAAATTCGAAAAAGAATTAAAGCGACTGGGTATCAATGCTACAATTAGACGAGAGCAAGGTTCAGATATCGATGCGGCATGTGGACAACTACGTGCTAAAGAACGTGAAGCAGAAACGAGGTAG
- the rsmB gene encoding 16S rRNA (cytosine(967)-C(5))-methyltransferase RsmB: MTTVRALSLETIEAVFKDGAYSNLKINEVLNRETLSISDRGLYTALVYGTIQRKMTLDYYLKPFVKTKIKGWVRRLLWMSLYQFLYMDKIPTHAIINEAVTIAKKRGGQQTGNTVNAILRRMTTEPLPQISHIKNELERISIQYSMPLWIIKHWKTHFGLETAEIIAKEMLMPVPQTVRVNRTKATVQEVRQQLESEGFHVRQDAHIDVCLHVSNGSILQTTLFKDGKISIQDKSSMFVAEILAPKQNDVILDSCSAPGGKACHTAEILGNTGHVDATDIHAHKIELIQHNIDKLGLVNMVASEHDATKPYDKMYDKIIVDAPCSGLGVLRHKPEIKYMMSEKQVTAIVDIQLQILNNVAQHLKEGGTLVYSTCTIEQMENENVIYTFLKAHPEYDFEPFQSPIDGKMVKTLQLLPQDLNTDGFFITKIKRKEHSR, translated from the coding sequence ATGACTACAGTACGTGCATTAAGTCTAGAAACGATAGAAGCGGTATTTAAAGATGGCGCTTACAGTAATTTGAAAATCAATGAAGTGTTGAATCGAGAGACACTTAGCATAAGCGATAGAGGATTATACACGGCTTTAGTATATGGAACGATTCAACGAAAAATGACATTGGATTATTATTTAAAGCCTTTTGTGAAAACGAAAATTAAAGGATGGGTAAGACGTTTATTATGGATGAGTCTGTATCAATTCCTTTATATGGACAAGATTCCAACACACGCCATTATTAATGAAGCAGTAACGATAGCTAAAAAACGGGGAGGCCAACAAACTGGTAATACGGTCAATGCTATTCTTAGACGTATGACGACAGAACCTTTACCCCAAATAAGCCATATTAAAAATGAGTTAGAGCGTATTTCAATTCAATACAGCATGCCATTATGGATTATTAAACATTGGAAAACACATTTTGGCTTAGAAACTGCAGAAATCATCGCAAAAGAAATGCTTATGCCAGTCCCCCAAACTGTGCGTGTCAATCGTACGAAAGCGACGGTACAAGAGGTAAGACAACAGCTTGAAAGTGAAGGCTTTCATGTCAGACAAGATGCGCATATCGATGTATGTTTACACGTCTCCAATGGGTCAATTTTACAGACTACTTTATTTAAAGACGGAAAAATAAGCATTCAAGATAAAAGTTCTATGTTTGTAGCTGAAATTTTAGCACCAAAACAAAACGATGTCATATTGGACAGTTGTAGTGCACCTGGTGGCAAAGCATGCCATACAGCTGAAATATTGGGAAATACAGGCCATGTTGATGCAACGGATATACATGCGCACAAAATAGAATTGATACAGCACAATATAGATAAATTAGGACTTGTAAACATGGTTGCTTCAGAGCATGATGCCACGAAGCCTTATGATAAAATGTATGACAAAATTATAGTTGATGCGCCTTGTAGTGGCTTAGGTGTACTGAGACATAAACCTGAAATCAAATATATGATGTCTGAAAAGCAAGTAACTGCAATCGTCGACATACAACTTCAAATTTTGAATAACGTCGCCCAACATTTAAAAGAAGGTGGCACACTTGTGTATTCGACATGTACGATAGAACAAATGGAAAATGAAAATGTAATCTATACATTTTTAAAAGCACATCCAGAATATGACTTCGAACCGTTTCAAAGTCCAATTGATGGTAAAATGGTTAAAACGTTACAACTTCTACCTCAAGATTTAAATACAGATGGCTTTTTTATTACTAAAATTAAAAGAAAGGAACATTCGCGATGA
- the fmt gene encoding methionyl-tRNA formyltransferase: protein MSKIIFMGTPDFSTSVLEMLIETHEVIAVVTQPDRPVGRKRTLTPPPVKKVALAHAIPVYQPEKLTNSTELQTLLNMECDLIVTAAFGQLLPTALLEHPKYGAVNVHASLLPKYRGGAPIHQAIIDGESETGVTIMYMVQQLDAGDIISQSAIPIEDSDNVGSMHDKLSELGTQLLQQTLPSILNGTNSRTPQDASKVSFASNIQREDEWIDWTKDARTIFNHIRGLSPWPVASTQLENKVMKVYQAEINTDVTGPPGQIVQTTKKHIIVGTGSEESIALTEIQVAGKKRMPTANFLSGYHETLIGKDLG, encoded by the coding sequence ATGAGTAAAATTATTTTTATGGGTACCCCAGATTTTTCAACATCGGTGTTGGAAATGTTAATTGAAACGCATGAAGTGATTGCAGTCGTTACACAACCAGACAGACCTGTTGGGCGTAAACGTACTTTAACGCCACCACCGGTTAAAAAAGTAGCATTAGCACATGCGATTCCTGTGTATCAACCTGAGAAGCTTACAAATTCAACAGAATTACAAACATTATTGAATATGGAATGTGATCTCATTGTTACAGCAGCATTTGGCCAATTGTTACCAACAGCACTATTGGAACACCCAAAATATGGGGCAGTGAATGTCCACGCTTCTTTATTACCGAAATATCGTGGAGGTGCACCTATTCACCAAGCGATTATTGATGGGGAGAGTGAAACAGGTGTAACCATTATGTATATGGTCCAACAATTAGATGCGGGAGATATTATTTCACAAAGTGCGATTCCTATTGAAGATAGTGATAATGTGGGCTCAATGCATGACAAATTAAGTGAATTAGGAACGCAATTGTTACAGCAAACGTTGCCATCCATTTTAAACGGGACGAATTCACGTACGCCACAAGACGCCTCAAAAGTTTCGTTTGCTTCAAATATACAACGTGAAGATGAATGGATAGATTGGACGAAAGATGCACGCACTATTTTTAATCACATTCGAGGTCTATCGCCTTGGCCGGTGGCGTCTACGCAATTAGAAAATAAAGTAATGAAAGTGTACCAAGCGGAAATCAACACGGATGTTACAGGGCCTCCAGGTCAGATTGTTCAAACGACGAAAAAACATATTATTGTAGGCACAGGCTCTGAAGAAAGTATCGCTTTAACGGAAATTCAGGTAGCAGGAAAAAAACGTATGCCGACTGCAAACTTCTTAAGTGGCTATCACGAAACGCTGATTGGGAAGGACTTAGGATAA
- the def gene encoding peptide deformylase, translating into MAIKKILTDPDPTIRKKAARVTTFDATLTRIIQDIEDTMYDAGGQALSAPQIGISQQIAIVDMEQDGILQLINPVVTAESETKTTELEGCLSVPNRFGEVTRSQMITVKSQDIHGREIELTAYDDIARMILHEIDNLNGVLFTDKMDREITEAELEAYYENE; encoded by the coding sequence ATGGCGATTAAGAAAATTTTAACAGATCCGGATCCGACTATTCGAAAAAAAGCTGCGCGTGTCACAACATTTGATGCTACTTTAACTCGAATCATCCAAGATATTGAAGACACGATGTATGATGCTGGGGGACAAGCATTGAGCGCTCCACAAATAGGTATTTCACAGCAAATCGCAATTGTGGATATGGAACAAGATGGCATTTTACAATTAATTAATCCAGTTGTCACGGCTGAATCAGAAACGAAAACGACAGAGCTTGAAGGATGTTTGAGTGTGCCGAATCGTTTTGGAGAAGTGACACGCAGTCAAATGATAACGGTAAAAAGTCAAGACATCCACGGACGAGAAATCGAACTTACTGCATATGATGATATTGCACGTATGATATTACATGAAATTGATAATCTGAATGGCGTTCTTTTTACAGACAAAATGGACAGAGAAATAACAGAAGCAGAATTGGAGGCATATTACGAAAATGAGTAA